From the genome of Miscanthus floridulus cultivar M001 chromosome 10, ASM1932011v1, whole genome shotgun sequence, one region includes:
- the LOC136489823 gene encoding uncharacterized protein — MPYDGSASSTHQAVHPPPSTGVPITQIAFPRSPSQLPSWITGLSEVSVSPVYTTARSQPSVPPLLYTGLGVTHGGVPASGVLYGGADGTLFHGGTLQSSATSATVPAAPTGGSSNDGPPPAPPRFYKLEFHTYDGSVDPLNWLNQCEQFFRGQRTLASDRTWLASYHLKGEAQTWYHALEQDEGMPPWERFRDLCRLRFGPPLRGSRLAELGRLPFTTTVQDFAARFQALACHAPGVSTLQRAELFMGGLPEHIRADVEMREPQDLQTAMHYARAFERRAAAMQALPPARGARPPPRPVLPGRAAAGLPTSGGQGAAAANVPPEGRLFRRLTPAEQAERRRRGLCFNCDETYAPGHVCHRLLYIAVDDCIVDEAASGEDGAAVAAVQAEEPTAQEQPDANAFVVSLHALAGITTENTMLLPVEVNGERLVALLDTGSTHNFLRGDAMRRLGLSPMGGDQLRVTVANGDRLRCEGIACAVPICIEGEDFLITCIGLDLGSFDLILGYDYLKTLGPILLDLAAKTMSFSRHDRRILWTGMGGIDGTVQAVAVSNDNQQPLLDRLLQQHGTIFDEPRGLPPAWPYDHRIHLLPDTAPVAVRPYRYPQL, encoded by the coding sequence ATGCCCTACGATGGGTCGGCTTCCTCGACACACCAGGCCGTGCATCCGCCCCCGTCCACTGGAGTACCGATCACACAGATCGCGTTTCCCCGGTCACCGTCGCAGCTGCCGAGTTGGATCACGGGCCTGTCAGAGGTGTCGGTGTCACCCGTCTACACTACAGCGCGTTCCCAGCCCTCCGTGCCACCCCTGCTCTACACGGGCTTAGGCGTCACGCATGGGGGCGTTCCAGCGTCCGGCGTCCTGTACGGGGGTGCCGACGGCACTCTATTCCATGGGGGTACTCTGCAGTCGTCGGCGACGTCGGCCACGGTGCCAGCAGCTCCTACAGGGGGATCCTCTAATGACGGACCTCCGCCAGCGCCGCCCAGGTTCTATAAGCTGGAATTCCACACGTACGACGGTTCCGTGGATCCCTTGAATTGGCTCAACCAGTGTGAGCAATTCTTCAGGGGCCAGCGTACGCTAGCATCTGACCGTACCTGGCTCGCCTCCTATCACCTGAAGGGCGAGGCGCAGACCTGGTACCACGCCCTGGAGCAAGATGAAGGGATGCCGCCGTGGGAGCGTTTTCGGGACCTCTGTCGCCTACGCTTCGGACCACCACTACGGGGTAGCCGCTTGGCTGAGCTAGGCCGGCTGCCCTTCACCACGACGGTGCAGGACTTCGCCGCGCGCTTCCAGGCCTTGGCATGCCACGCCCCAGGAGTTTCTACACTACAGCGTGCCGAGCTCTTCATGGGCGGCCTGCCAGAGCATATCCGGGCCGACGTGGAGATGCGAGAGCCCCAAGACCTCCAAACGGCCATGCACTATGCGCGGGCGTTCGAGCGACGGGCAGCAGCCATGCAGGCGCTACCCCCTGCGCGCGGTGCACGGCCGCCCCCGCGACCAGTACTAcctggccgcgccgccgcagGTCTTCCAACGTCGGGAGGCCAAGGGGCCGCTGCGGCCAACGTGCCGCCTGAGGGTCGCTTGTTCCGCCGCCTGACACCAGCAGAGCAGGCGGAGCGCCGACGCCGGGGGCTCTGCTTCAATTGTGACGAGACCTACGCCCCCGGTCACGTATGCCACCGACTCCTCTACATCGCCGTCGACGACTGCATCGTGGATGAGGCGGCGTCGGGCGAGGACGGTGCCGCGGTTGCTGCGGTACAGGCGGAGGAGCCGACCGCCCAGGAGCAGCCAGATGCTAACGCCTTCGTCGTCTCCTTGCATGCCTTGGCAGGTATCACGACAGAGAACACGATGTTACTACCGGTGGAGGTGAACGGGGAGCGCCTGGTGGCCCTTCTCGACACTGGCTCTACCCATAACTTCCTTCGGGGCGATGCTATGCGCCGCTTGGGTCTCTCTCCTATGGGGGGCGACCAGTTGCGGGTTACGGTGGCCAACGGCGACCGCCTACGATGCGAAGGGATCGCCTGCGCGGTCCCCATTTGCATTGAGGGCGAGGACTTCCTCATCACCTGCATCGGCCTCGACCTTGGCAGTTTTGACCTCATCCTCGGCTACGACTACCTGAAGACACTCGGTCCGATCTTGTTGGACTTGGCGGCCAAGACGATGTCGTTCTCCCGCCACGACCGCCGTATCCTCTGGACGGGCATGGGCGGGATTGATGGGACTGTCCAGGCAGTGGCTGTCTCCAATGACAATCAACAGCCGCTGTTGGACCGCCTCCTACAGCAGCACGGCACCATCTTCGACGAGCCGCGCGGTCTTCCACCGGCATGGCCGTACGACCACCGCATTCACCTGCTACCCGACACGGCGCCGGTGGCCGTCCGACCGTACCGCTACCCCCAGCTCTAG